In a genomic window of Ischnura elegans unplaced genomic scaffold, ioIscEleg1.1, whole genome shotgun sequence:
- the LOC124173387 gene encoding histone H2A: protein MSGRGKGGKVKGKSKSRSSRAGLQFPVGRIHRLLRKGNYAERVGAGAPVYLAAVMEYLAAEVLELAGNAARDNKKTRIIPRHLQLAIRNDEELNKLLSGVTIAQGGVLPNIQAVLLPKKTEKKA, encoded by the coding sequence ATGTCCGGACGAGGAAAGGGAGGCAAAGTCAAGGGCAAGTCCAAGTCCCGTTCCAGCAGGGCCGGACTTCAGTTCCCCGTGGGACGTATTCACCGTCTTCTCCGCAAGGGCAACTACGCCGAGCGCGTCGGTGCCGGTGCCCCCGTGTACCTCGCCGCCGTCATGGAGTACCTGGCCGCCGAAGTCCTGGAATTGGCAGGCAACGCTGCCCGTGACAACAAGAAGACGAGGATCATTCCCCGTCATCTTCAGCTGGCCATCCGCAACGACGAGGAGTTGAACAAGCTCCTGTCTGGCGTCACCATCGCCCAGGGTGGTGTCTTGCCTAACATCCAGGCCGTGCTTCTGCCCAAGAAGACCGAGAAGAAGGCTTAA
- the LOC124173384 gene encoding late histone H1-like codes for MADATAAAAAAPPAAQPSGTAAVKPLPAASAASKKASKGAASKKARAKPSHPPTSEMVNNAVKSLKERGGSSLQAIKKYIAASYKVDAEKLSPFIKKYLKSAVTSGTLVQTKGKGASGSFKLSSTTLKDKAAPAAAKAKKTAAKKTAAAKKPKPAKKEKAATKRSAPKERSKSAPPAKKAKKADKPKKKPAAAKPAAKAAKSPSKAKKAPTKPKAPKPKKTPTKPKPAAAKKAAAAPKKK; via the coding sequence ATGGCAGACGCTACCGCAGCAGCCGCAGCAGCGCCCCCGGCGGCCCAGCCGTCCGGCACCGCAGCCGTCAAGCCCCTGCCCGCCGCCTCCGCAGCATCCAAGAAGGCCAGCAAGGGCGCCGCCTCCAAGAAGGCCCGCGCAAAGCCCTCCCATCCACCGACCTCCGAGATGGTCAACAACGCCGTCAAGAGCCTCAAGGAACGCGGCGGCTCCTCCCTCCAGGCCATCAAGAAGTACATCGCCGCCTCCTACAAGGTCGACGCCGAGAAGCTCTCCCCCTTCATCAAGAAGTACCTCAAGTCCGCCGTCACCTCCGGCACACTCGTACAGACCAAGGGCAAGGGAGCGTCGGGGTCCTTCAAGCTGAGCTCCACCACGCTGAAGGACAAGGCTGCACCCGCTGCAGCCAAGGCGAAGAAGACCGCAGCCAAGAAGACCGCCGCGGCCAAGAAGCCCAAGCCcgcgaagaaggagaaggctgccaccaagcggtccgcgcCCAAGGAGCGCTCCAAGTCCGCGCCTCCCGCGAAGAAGGCAAAGAAAGCAGACAAGCCCAAGAAGAAGCCCGCAGCAGCCAAGCCAGCGGCGAAGGCAGCAAAGTCCCCATCGAAGGCGAAGAAGGCGCCCACCAAGCCCAAGGCGCCCAAGCCCAAGAAGACGCCCACCAAGCCCAAGCCCGCGGCAGCAAAGAAGGCCGCCGCCGCCCCCAAGAAGAAGTGA
- the LOC124173392 gene encoding histone H4 — translation MTGRGKGGKGLGKGGAKRHRKVLRDNIQGITKPAIRRLARRGGVKRISGLIYEETRGVLKVFLENVIRDAVTYTEHAKRKTVTAMDVVYALKRQGRTLYGFGG, via the coding sequence ATGACCGGACGAGGCAAGGGAGGAAAAGGCTTGGGGAAAGGAGGCGCCAAGCGTCATCGCAAGGTTCTTCGCGACAACATCCAGGGCATCACCAAGCCGGCCATTCGCCGTCTGGCCCGCCGCGGAGGTGTCAAGCGTATCTCCGGACTCATCTACGAGGAGACCCGCGGTGTCCTCAAGGTGTTCCTTGAGAACGTGATCCGTGACGCCGTCACCTACACCGAACACGCCAAGAGGAAGACCGTGACCGCCATGGACGTCGTGTACGCCCTCAAGCGCCAGGGACGCACCCTGTACGGATTCGGTGGTTAG
- the LOC124173390 gene encoding histone H2B — protein sequence MPPKTSGKAAKKAGKAQKNISKGDKKKKRRRKESYAIYIYKVLKQVHPDTGISSKAMNIMNSFVNDIFERIAAEASRLAHYNKRSTITSREVQTAVRLLLPGELAKHAVSEGTKAVTKYTSSK from the coding sequence ATGCCACCTAAGACTAGCGGAAAGGCTGCCAAGAAGGCCGGCAAGGCCCAGAAGAACATCTCCAAGGGAGACAAGAAGAAGAAGCGCAGGAGGAAGGAGAGCtacgcaatctacatctacaaggtgTTGAAGCAGGTCCACCCTGACACCGGTATCTCCTCCAAGGCCATGAACATCATGAACTCCTTCGTCAACGACATCTTCGAGAGGATCGCCGCCGAGGCTTCCCGTCTCGCTCATTACAACAAGCGCTCCACCATCACCTCCAGGGAGGTGCAGACCGCCGTCAGGCTCCTGCTCCCCGGTGAACTGGCCAAGCACGCCGTGTCTGAGGGCACCAAGGCTGTGACCAAGTACACCAGCTCCAAGTAA